The DNA region CCACCGGGCTGCGGCTGCGACGGCACGCCGTGCGGGCCGGGCTGTGTGGGCGCGTCGTACGGTCCCGGCCGGGCGGCCGGCCCGTACGGACCGGCGGCCTGAGCGGGCGGCTGGGTGCCGTACGGGCCCGGCGGCTGGGTGCCGTACGAGCCCGGCGGGGGGTCGTACGGAGCCCCGAAGCCTCCCTGCGGCGGTTGCTGGCCGGGCGGCTGGGTCATCAGCACGTCCCCCTTCGTGCGGTCCGGTGCCCGGTCCGGTCTCCCCCGCGATCCCGCGGAGCCGGAAGGGGCCGACAAGCCCCCCTGGGCTCCACGGGAAGGAGCGAATCGGGCATGGATCCCGCGGTGTCACGACAGTCGAGCGGGGCTTCTTTGTACCACCCGCGTCACCGCGGACACCGGTCGGTCCACACCCTGTCCCCAACGGCGAACCGCCCCGTGATGCCTCGGTTACGCCCCGGTCGGAACTGACCACCGGTCAGCCGGTCGGTCAGCCGCCGAAAGAGATCATGGTCTTCATCGCGATCTCTGCCTCGTCGGTGTCTGCGCTGACAAAGGCATGCATGAGCAGGGAACGCCCGTTCACGTAGGCGACCCGGGGAGTGGAGAAGCCGCGCTCCACTTCGGCCGCCGACGCCGGATGCCGCAGAAGCGGCTGCAGGGCGCCGCCCGTCGGTGCGAGCGACATGATCCCGCCCCCCTTGCCCTTGGTCGCGCCCATATGGATGAGCACCTTGCCGCCCTCCACCCGCATGGGCATCACGGTCTGCCCGGCGGGTGCCGCAACCTTCCACTTGGACTTGCCGGTGCCCAGATCGAAGGCGACGACCGCGTTGGTCATGTCGGAGCCGACGTACTCGGGCTTCGTCGCCATGTAGAAGGTGTCCGCGTCGGCCGCGACCCCCAGGCAGTTGTCGACGTTCTTGCCCCGGGTGAGCAGGTCGCCGCCGCACCGCGTTTCGTAGTCGTCGGTGCCACCGGCCAGCTGGGACCGGTACGTGCCGTCGGAGTTGAGCACCGCGATGGCCCAGTTCTTCTCCCCCTTCCTCAGGGAGACGACCAGTGGGCTGACCGAGTAGAACTGGTCGACCTGCCAGCCCTTCTTGACCTTGTACTTCCACAGGACCTTCCCGCTGACCGGGTCGATCCGCTCCACCAGTTGTTCCTTGTGGTCGTCGGCCTCGGTCTGGCAACTGGCGGCGGCGATCCCCAGCGGGCCGCTCGCGAAGCCGAACGGCTGGCAGTTGCCCGGCAGTCTGCCCCACAGCGCCTTGCCGTCGCTGACCCGGAAGGCGTCCGTCCGGCTGGTCCGTCCCACGGTCAGAACGTCTCCGTTGATCGCCATCGCCACGTCGGAGAGCCCGTCCCAGAGACCGGGCCGCTCGTACGACTTGCGCCAGCCCGCCTTCCCCGAGGCGAGGTCGATCATCTGAAGGCTTTCGCAGGGCGCGTCGCTCGCGGTGCCGCGCTCGATCCCGATCACGATCCTGCCGTCGGCGGTCGGCCGCGTGGGGGCGGCGCAGACGTCGGACGGCAGACGCAGGCTCCACTTCCGCGTACCGTCCACGGTCGAATAGCCGGACACCGTCCGGTACATGGCCTTGACCACGATGTCGCCGACGATCCAGGGACCGTATGCGTCGGAGCCGTTGCGCGGCAGGTCGACACCGTTCTTCTGAATCCAGAGGACCTTCGCCTCGCCGGACTTGCGCCCGGCGTTGAGCTTCTCGGCGGTGTCGGGGTCCACGGCCGCCTTCCCCTTGCCCTCATCGGCAAGGGGCGAGGAGCTCGACTGCTTGGCGTCGGTGCTGTTCTCGGCGACGGGCTTCTTCTCGCCGTCGCCCCCGCTCGTGGCGAACCAGACGCCGCCCACGATCAGGCAGACGGCAAGCACGGCGGCGACCACGACCGCGGGCTTCCCCTTGAAGCGCCCACCACGACCGGGCCCGCCAGGAGGCTGCGGCTGAGGCTGCGGATAGCCGTAACCTCCGGGTGTCTGTTGCCCGTACGGCTGCGCAGGAGGCCCGTACGGCTGCGGGGGCTGCCCGTAGGGGCCCGGCGGCTGCGTGCCGTACGGACCGGCGGCTTGGGTGGGCGGCTGCGGAGGCGGCCCGTACGAACCGGGTTGCGGGTCGTACGGAGCCCCGAAGCCTCCCTGCGGCGGTTGCTGGCCGGGCGGCTGGGTCATCAGCACGTCCCCCTTCGTGCAGACCGTTCCGGCTTCTGCGCCGGGCAAGGTTTCTTTCTATCACCCGCCCCACGAGCCCCAGCTGTCACACCTGACGCACCGAAGCGGTCAGGCGTCCTCGGCCAGTTCCAGCCAGCGCATCTCCAACTCGTCGCGCTCGGAGACCAGTTCGCGCAGCTCCGCGTCGAGCTTGGCCACCTTCTCGAAGTCCGTGGCGTGCTCCGCGATCTGTGCGTGCAGCGTGGTCTCCCGCGTCGACATCTTGTCGAGCTGCCGCTCGACCTTCTGGAGCTCCTTCTTCGCCGCGCGGGCGGCCTGCGGGGAGACCGCCGCAGCCGGTGCGGCCTTCTCCTTGGCCGCCGCGGGTGCGGCGGAGGGCGTGGCCGCCTCCTCCATCCGCTGCCTGCGCTCCAGGTACTCGTCGATCCCGCGCGGCAGCATCCGCAGCGTGCGGTCGCCGAGCAGCGCCATCACCCGGTCGGTGGTCCGCTCGATGAAGAACCGGTCGTGGGAGATCACGATCATCGATCCGGGCCAGCCGTCGAGGAGGTCCTCCAGCTGGGTCAGGGTCTCGATGTCGAGGTCGTTGGTGGGCTCGTCGAGGAAGAGGACGTTCGGCTCGTCCATCAGCAGGCGCAGGATCTGGAGCCGGCGCCGCTCACCGCCCGAGAGGTCGCCGACCGGGGTCCACTGCTTCTCCTTCGAGAAGCCGAACTGCTCGCAGAGCTGGCCCGCGGTCATCTCGCGGCCCTTGCCGAGGTCGACCCGGTCCCGTACCTGCTGAACGGCCTCCAGGACCCGCAGGTTCGGGTTGAGCTCGTGGACCTCCTGGGAGAGGTAGGCCAGCTTGACGGTCTTGCCGACGACGACCTTCCCGGCGGCGGGCTGTGCCTCGCCCTGGGTGCGGGCCGCATCGGCGAGCGCCCGCAGCAGCGAGGTCTTGCCCGCGCCGTTGACCCCGACCAGGCCGATCCGGTCGCCGGGGCCGAGCTGCCAGGTGAGGTGGGTGAGCAGCGTCTTGGGGCCGGCCTGGACGGTCACGTCCTCCAGGTCGAAGACGGTCTTGCCGAGCCGGGCGTTGGCGAACTTCATCAGCTCGCTGGTGTCGCGCGGCGGCGGCACGTCGGCGATCAGCTCGTTGGCCGCCTCGATGCGGTAGCGCGGCTTGGAGGTGCGGGCGGGGGCGCCGCGGCGCAGCCAGGCCAGCTCCTTGCGCATCAGGTTCTGCCGCTTGGACTCCTCGGTCGCGGCGATCCGCTCCCGCTCGGCCCGTGCGAAGACGTAGTCGCTGTAGCCGCCCTCGTACTCGTGGACCGTGCCGCGCTGGACGTCCCACATGCGCGTGCAGACCTGGTCGAGGAACCAGCGGTCGTGGGTGACGCAGACGAGCGCGGAACGGCGGGCGCGCAGGTGGGCGGCCAGCCAGGAGATGCCCTCGACGTCGAGGTGGTTGGTCGGCTCGTCGAGAACGATCAGGTCCTGCTCGGCGATGAGCAGCTTGGCCAGTGCGATCCGGCGCCGCTCGCCGCCGGAGAGCGGGGCGATGACGGTGTCCAGGCCGTGCTCGAAGCCCGGCAGGGCCAGCCCGCCGAAGAGCCCGGTGAGCACGTCGCGGATCTTGGCGCTGCCCGCCCACTCGTGGTCGGCGAGGTCGCCGATCACCTCGTGGCGGATGGTCGCCTGCGGGTCGAGCGAATCGTGCTGGGTGAGGACGCCGAGCCGGAGCCCGCCGTTGTGGGTGACGCGTCCGCTGTCCGCCTCCTCCAGCCTGGCGAGCATCCGGATGAGCGTCGTCTTGCCGTCGCCGTTGCGGCCCACGACACCGATCCGGTCCCCCTCGGACACCCCGAGGGACACGCCGTCGAGCAGGGCACGGGTGCCGTACACCTTGCTGACCTGCTCGACATTGACCAGATTGACGGCCATTTCACTCCTGCCCGGGGGGATCGATCGACTTCCCAGGGTACGGGGCGGCGGCGGTGCGGTGCCCGCTCGCCCTTGCCGCCCCCGCGGTGGTGGCAGGCTCTGTCAGACGACGGACGCGCCCGGCGCCGGGGAGACCGCGGTCCGCGCGTTCCTGCACGTGCCCGAGGTGAGCAGCGCCTCGGCCACCTTCCGCGCCGACTCCGCGTCCGCCACCAGGAACGCGGTGGTCGGCCCGGAGCCCGAGACCAGGGCCGCCAGGGCACCGGCCGCGGTGCCCGCGGCGAGGGTGTCGGCGAGCGAGGGGCGCAGGGAGAGAGCGGCGGGCTGGAGGTCGTTGGAGAGCGCCTCGGCGAGCGCGGCCGGGTCGCCGGTGCGCAGGGCGTCGAGGAGCGCCGGGGAGGCCTCCGGTACGGGGACGTCGGTGCCCGCCGTCAGCCGGTCGAACTCGCCGTAGACGGCCGGGGTGGAGAGCCCGCCGTCGGCGACCGCGAAGACCCAGTGGAAGGTGCCGCCGACGTCGACCGGGGTCAGCCGCTCGCCGCGTCCGGTACCGAGGGCGGCACCGCCGACCAGGCTGAACGGGACATCGCTGCCCAGCTCCGCGCAGATGGCGAGCAGCTCGTCCCGCGTGGCACCGGTGGACCAGAGGGCGTCGCAGGCCAGCAGCGCGGCCGCGCCGTCGGCGCTGCCGCCCGCCATGCCGCCCGCGACGGGGATGTCCTTGGCGATGTGGATGTGCACATCGGGTGCGATGCCGTGCCGCTCGGCCAGCGCGATCGCGGCGCGGGCGGCGAGGTTCGTCGCGTCCAGCGGGACCTGGGCGGCGTCCGGTCCCGAGCAGGTGATGCGCAGCCCGTCGGCGGGGGTGACGGTGACCTCGTCGTACAGGCCGACGGCGAGGAAGACATTGGCCAGGTCGTGGAAGCCGTCGGGGCGCGGGGCGCCGACCGCGAGCTGGGCGTTGACCTTGGCGGGTACGCGGACGGTGATGCTCACTCGCCACTCCCGGAGGGCTTGCTCTCGGCAGCCCCGGAAGGCTTGCTCTCGGCAGCCCCGGAGGGCTTGTTCTCGGCGATGGCGGCGAACTCCTCGACCGTCAGTGCCTCGCCGCGGGCCTGCGGCGAGATCCCGGCCGCGACCAGGGCCGCCTCGGCGGCGGGCGCGGAGCCCGCCCAGCCGGCCAGGGCCGCCCGCAGCGTCTTGCGGCGCTGGGCGAAGGCCGCGTCGACGACCGCGAAGACCTCGGCCCTGCTCGCGCTCGTCGCGATCGGCTCGGTGCGCCGGACCAGGGACACCAGACCGGAGTCGACGTTCGGGGCGGGCCAGAAGACGTTGCGGCCGATGGAGCCGGCCCGCTTGACGTCCGCGTACCAGTTGGCCTTCACGGACGGCACGCCGTAGACCTTGTTGCCCGGCCGCGCGGCGAGCCGGTCGGCGACCTCGGCCTGGACCATGACGAGGGTGCGCTCGATGGACGGGAAGCGCTCCAGCATCGTCAGCAGGACCGGCACGGCGACGTTGTACGGAAGGTTCGCGACCAGCGCGGTCGGCGCCGGGCCGGGCAGCTCCCGGACCAGCATCGCGTCGGAGTGCACCAGGGCGAACCGGTCGGCGCGCCCCGGCATCCGGGCGGCGACGGTGGCCGGCAGCGCGCCCGCCAGCACGTCGTCGATCTCGACGGCGACGACCCGGTCCGCCGCCTCCAGCAGCGCCAGGGTCAACGAGCCGAGCCCCGGACCGACTTCGACGACGACGTCGTCCGGGCGGACTTCCGCCGTCCGCACGATCCGGCGGACCGTATTGGCGTCGATGACGAAGTTCTGGCCGCGCTGCTTCGTCGGGCGTACGCCCAGCGCAGCGGCCAGCTCGCGGATGTCTGCGGGGCCCAGGAGGGCATCGGGCTCAGTGGTGCTCACCTGTAAAGCGTAAGGGCCCTCGCGATTCGCGCCCGCCGCCCGGCCGCTCAGTAGTCGAAGGCCCGTGCCGTGTTGTCCGCGATCGCCGCCGCGAGGGTGTCCTCGTCGGTCCCCTTCACCTCGGCCATCGCACGCAGCGTGACGGGGATGAGATACGGCGCGTTGGGCCGCCCCCGGTACGGGGCGGGTGTCAGGAACGGTGCGTCCGTCTCGACCAGGACCAGTTCCAGCGGCGCGATGGCCAGGGCGTCCCGCAGCGGCTGGGCGTTCTTGAAGGTGACGTTGCCCGCGAAGGACATGAAGTACCCGGCGTCCGCGCAGATCCGGGCCATGTCGGCGTCGCCGGAGTAGCAGTGGAACACGGTCCGTTCGGGGGCGCCCGCGTCGGCGAGGACGCGCAGCACGTCCGCGTGCGCCTCGCGGTCGTGGATGACCAGCGCCTTGCCGTGCCGTTTGGCGATCTCGATGTGGGCCCGGAAGGACTCCTCCTGGGCTGCGATGCCCTCGGGGCCGGTACGGAAGTAGTCCAGTCCGGTCTCGCCGACGCCCCGCACGTGGTCGAGCGCGGCCAGTGCGTCGATCTCCGCGAGCGCCTCGTGCAGCGCCGCCTGCCCGCCGCCCTCCCGCGCCCCCTGGCGCGCGGTGCCGTCGGGGTCGCCGTGCACGATGCGCGGTGCCTCGTTGGGGTGCAGGGCCACCGCCGCGTGCACGTTCGCATGTGCGGCGGCGGTCTCGGCGGCCCAGCGCGAACCGGCCACGTCGCACCCCACCTGGACCACGGTGGTCACATTGACCGCCGCGGCCCTGGCCAGGCCCTCCTCTACGGTCGCGTCCTGCATGTCCAGGTGGGTGTGCGAATCGGCGACCGGTACCCGGAGGGGTTCGGGCAGCGGCGGGGCTTCGGTACGGCTCATGAAGACGATCGTACGAGGACGCGCCGCTGCGCCCCGCCCGCGGTGGAGCCGACGGGCCCTACCTCCGGTGGAAGGGGTGCAGCAGGTCGGACAGGTGCCAGTGGTGCCCGGTGCCTGCGGGTGCGGCGGCCACGGCCTCGTCGCCCCGGACCGCCGGACGCGCCGGCTGGGGGTTGTGGAGCAGCTGCTGGACGGTCGAGACCCGGCCGGCCCGCATGATCCGGACCACGTGCCCGCCGCAGTTCGCGCAATGGGGGCGGGAAAGGGGCGAGGGCACCCGTTCCCCGTCCGCCTTGTAGATGACGAATGCGTTGTTGGAACCGTCGACGTGGTGCTCTATTTCGTAGGCCTGTTCCCAGCCGTGTCCACACCTCATACAGGCGAAGGCATATGCCTCGTGCACGGTGGTTGCTGCGATCTCGCTCATGCCCGCTCCTTTGTCCGCCGGACAGGCACTCCGGACCAGCGCTCCGGAGATTGCGTCCCTGACCAGTGGACGCCTTTACCGGCAGGAGCGCATCGGGCTCTGTCGAGTGTTGGAGCGCTTTTGGCCTTCTCGTGGCAGAAAGGCCCGCTACGCGGCTCGCGCTTTACTTTTCACGATCGTCCTTTGCCCTCCGCAGGACCGGTTCGCTCCGCGTTCTTTGCCGCGACGACCGCGTCGAACACTTCGCGCTTGGGCAGCCCCGCGTCGGCGGCGACGGCGGCGATCGCCTCCTTGCGCCGCTCCCCCGCCTCCTCGCGCACCCGCACCCTGCGTACCAGCTCCTCGGCGTCCAGTTCCTCGGGCCCGGAGTCGGCCGCGCCCTCGACGACGACGGTGATCTCGCCGCGTACCCCTTCGGCCGCCCAGACCGCCAGATCGCCCAGCGGGCCGCGCTTCACTTCCTCGTACGTCTTGGTCAGTTCCCGGCACACGGCGGCCCTGCGGTCGGCGCCGAAGACCTCGGCCATCGCGGCGAGGGTGTCGTCGAGCCGGTGCGGGGCCTCGAAGAAGACCATGGTGCGGCGCTCGTCGGCGACCTCGCGGAGCCGGCCGAGCCGTTCGCCCGCCTTGCGCGGCAGGAAGCCCTCGAAGCAGAAGCGGTCGACGGGGAGCGCGGACAGGGCGAGCGCCGTCAGCACGGCGGACGGGCCGGGGACCGCGGTGACCTTGATGTCCTTCTCCACGGCGGCGGCCACGAGCCGGTAGCCGGGGTCGGACACGGACGGCATTCCGGCGTCCGTGACCAGCAGGACGCGGGCGCCGCCGGTCAGTGCCTCGACGAGTTCGGGCGTACGGGCCGACTCGTTGCCCTCGAAGTAGGAGACGACCCGCCCCGTGGTGTGGATGCCGAGCGCCTGGGTGAGGCGGCGCAGCCGGCGGGTGTCCTCGGCGGCGACGATGTCCGCCGTCTCCAGTTCGGCGGCGAGGCGCGGCGGGGCGTCCGCCACATCGCCGATGGGGGTTCCTGCGAGTACCAGCGTTCCAGTCGTTCCAGTCACAAAGCCATCCTCCCAGCACGGGCGACAGCGTTCGCACAGATGCGTTCCCTACGATGGCGCGGTGACGAGTACTGCGCCCGAAGCCCGACAGGGCCAAGACGCCGGGGAACCGCACGGCGAAGAACCGGCCTCCTGGCAGCAGCGGCTGCGCCGCTTCGGCCATTCGCCCCGGCCCGGGATCGGGCTGCGCGAACGGCTTGTCCCGCCGTTCACCAGGCCCGGCATCCAGCTGTGGGCGGTGCTCGGGATCTCCCCGCCGATGGCCCAGCGCCTGGTGCGGTGGTCGGCGTGGGGCGGTCCGCTGCTGGTGGCGCTGGTCGCCGGGGTGCTGCGGTTCTGGAACCTGGGCAGCCCGCACGCGCTGATATTCGACGAGACGTACTACGCCAAGGACTCCTGGGCCCTGATCAACCAGGGGTACGAGGGCGACTGGCCCAAGGACATCGACAAGCTGATCCTCAAGGACCCGTCGCAGGTGGACATCCCGGTGGACCCGGGCTATGTGGTGCACCCGCCGGTCGGCAAGTGGATCATCGGGCTCGGTGAGCAGCTCTTCGGGTTCACGCCGTTCGGCTGGCGGTTCATGGTGGCGGTGCTCGGCACGCTGTCGGTGCTGATGCTGTGCCGGATCGGCCGGCGGCTGTTCCGTTCGACGTTCCTGGGCTGTCTGGCGGGCACCCTGCTCGCCGTCGACGGTCTGCATTTCGTGATGAGCCGCACCGCGCTGCTCGACCTGGTGCTGATGTTCTTCGTGCTGGCGGCGTTCGGCGCGCTGCTGATCGACCGGGACTGGGCGCGGCGCAGGCTCGCCGCGGCGCTGCCGGTCGACGAGGAGGGGGTGCTGCGCCCCGACGCGGAGGTCGCGGAGAACCTGCGGCTCGGCTGGCGGCCCTGGCGGATCACCGCGGGCCTGATGCTGGGTCTGGCCTTCGCCACCAAGTGGAACGGCCTGTACATCCTGGCCGCCTTCGGCCTGATGACGGTGGTGTGGGATGTGGGTGCGCGCCGGACCGCGGGTGCGGTCCGTCCGTATCTGGCGGTGCTGAAGCGGGATCTGCTGCCGGCGTTCGTCTCGACGGTCCCGGTCGCGATCCTCACGTACCTCGCCTCCTGGACCGGCTGGATCGTCACCGACAAGGGCTACTACCGGAACTGGGCACAGACCGACGGCCGGGGCGGCAGCTGGACGTGGCTGCCGGACTGGCTGCGCAGCCTGTGGCACTACGAGTACCAGGTCTACGAATTCCATGTGAACCTGACGTCCGGCCACACCTACCAGTCCAATCCCTGGAGCTGGATCGTGCTCGGCCGGCCCGTCTCGTACTTCTGGGAGGAGCAGCCGGGCTGCGCGGCGTCGGAGACCGGCAAGTGCTCGCGCGAGGTGCTGGCCATCGGGACGCCGCTGCTGTGGTGGGCGGCGTGCTTCGCCCTGGCGTATGTGCTGTGGCGGTGGTTCTTCCGGCGCGACTGGCGGGCGGGGGCGATCGCCTGCGGTGTGGCGGCGGGCTGGCTGCCCTGGTTCTTCTACCAGGAGCGGACGATCTTCCTCTTCTACGCGGTCGTGTTCGTGCCGTTCCTGTGTCTGGCGGTGACGATGATGATCGGCGCGATGCTGGGTCCGGCGGCCGGGACCGGATCCAAACAGGAGATCGGCCTGATGACCGGTGATCCATCGGGTGAGCGACGGCGGACACTGGGCGCGATCGCGGCGGGCGTCCTGGTCCTGCTGATCATCTGGAACTTCATTTATTTCTGGCCGATCTACACGGGCACGCCGATCCCCGACGGGTCCTGGCGGGACCGGATGTGGCTGGACACGTGGATCTGACGGGAGCGCGTGGATCGGGTCCCGTGTGCCCCGATCTACGTGTTCACGTCACACATATCGCGGTCCGATAACAACTGTCCCGGCCGCCACCACCGTCCCGTATGGTGCCCAGCAGCATTCCCCTGAACACGTTCAAGGGGAGCTCCTGGGGAGGGGGACTGCAGTCATGCGCAGTGGAGCGAAGGTTGCGATAGTCGGCGGAGTGTTCACCGTCGTGGTCGGCGGAGTGGGGTATGGCGCGTACAACGTCCTGGACGGGCTGACCGGAGGGGGCGGCGACGGTACGGACAGCAAGGCCACATCCGCCGAGGTGAAGACGGGCCCGGTCACCAAGGCCGAGATCGACGACGCGTCGGAGAAGTTCCTCAAGGCCTGGGCGAGCGGCGACGCGGACGCCGCGTCCCAGCTCACCAACAACGCGGCCGAGGCCGGACCGGCCCTCACCGGATACCGCGAGAGCGCCCATGTCACCAAGGCGGTGATCACCCCGGGACCGGCGGTCGGCGCGAAGGTGCCGTACACGGTGAAGGCGACCGTCTCCTTCGAGGGGAAGTCCAAGCCCTGGTCGTACGCCTCCGAGCTGACCGTGGTGCGCGGACTGACCACCGGCAGGCCCCTGGTGGACTGGTCCCCCGCCGTGATCCATCCGGACCTGACGGACGGCGCCTCGCTCAGGACGGGCGAGGCGGCGGCCCCGTCGGTCGAGGCCGTCGACCGCAACGGCAAGGCGCTCACCAAGGAGAAGTACCCCTCGCTGGGCTCGATCCTGGATGCCCTGCGCGAGAAGTACGGCCAGAAGGCCGGCGGCACCGCGGGCATCGAGACCTGGATCGAGAACGCGGACGCGGGCAGCCCTGACAAGACCCTGCTGACCCTCACCAAGGGCAGGCCGGGCAAGCTGCAGACCACACTGGACGCCAACGCCCAGGAGGCGGCCGAGGTGGCCGTGAAGAAGTTCAGCCAGGCCTCGGCGGTCGCGGTCCAGCCGTCCACCGGCGCGATCCGCGCGGTCGCCAACAACCCGGCCACCGGCTTCAACGCGGCGATGCAGGGCAAGCAGGCGCCCGGTTCGACGATGAAGATCGTGACGGCGGCGATGCTGATCGAGAAGGGCCTGACCGCGGCCGACCGGAAGATCGAGTGCCCGCCGACCGCGACGTACTACAGCCGCACCTTCAAGAACCTGGACGACTTCTCCATTCCCGACGGCACCCTGACGACCAGCTTCGCCCGGTCCTGCAACACGGCCTTCATCAAGCTGATCGACGACACGAAGGACGACGCGGCGCTCGCCAAGGAGGCCCGCGACGTCTTCGGGATCGGCCTGGACTGGCAGACCGGCGTCGTCTCCTTCGACGGCAGCGTGCCCGAGGAGACCCAGGGCGAGGCCGCCGCGCAGTACATCGGGCAGGGCACGATCCAGATGAACGCCCTCAACATGGCGTCCATCACCGCCACCGCGAGGACCGGCACCTTCCGCCAGCCGATCCTCGTGGACCGGGCGCTCGACGGCCGGCCGATCGCCACCGCCTCCCGTTCACTGCCCGGACACGTCTCCCAGCAGCTCACCAACATGATGCGCCAGACCGCGAGTTGGGGCACCGGCAAGGCCGCGATGGCCTCGGTCGGCGGCGACAAGGGCGCCAAAACGGGCTCGGCGGAGGTGGACAACCAGGCCACGTCCAACAGCTGGTTCACCGGCTTCAGCAACGACCTGGCCGCCGCCGCGGTGGTCCAGTCCGGCGGCCATGGCGGCGACGCGGCGGGCCCGGTGGTCGCGGCGGTCCTTCGCGCGGGGTCGTGAGCCTCCGCACGCGTGGAACCCCGTCGCGTGCCCCGTACAGCGTTCGCTAGCGTGCGGGGCATGAGTACTTCCGATGCCACCGCTGCCGCCGAAGCCCACCCCCGATTCGCCGAGGCCCTGCGGGAGCTGGGACTCGATGTCGAGGTCCGCCGGTTCCCCGAGGCCACCCGTACCGCCGCCGAGGCCGCTGCCGCGATCGGCTGCGAGCTGAGCGAGATCGTCAAGTCGCTCATCTTCGAGGCCGACGGGGTTCCGGTGCTGGTGCTGATGGACGGCTCCTCGCGCGTCGACGTGGAGCGGGTACGCGCGGAGCTGGCGGCCGGGAAGGTCAAGCGGGCCGGGGCCGAGCTGGTCCGGGAGACGACCGGTTACGCGATCGGGGGCGTACCGCCCTTCGGGCACCGCACGAAGACCCGGGTGCTGGCCGACCGGGGGCTGCTGGACCACGACGTGGTGTGGGCGGCGGCGGGCACCCCGCACACCGTGTTCCCGCTCGACCCCAAGTCGCTGATCCGGTACGCCGGCGGAACCGTGGTGGACGTGCGCGAGCAGTCGACGTGACACCGCTGGTCGCTTTCGCGGTCCTGATCGCGGCGGTCACGCACGCCAGTTGGAACGCGATCGCGCATGCGATCAAGGACCAGCTCCTCTCCTTCACCCTGATCTCCGGGGGCGGGCTGCTGATCGGCGCGGCGGCCGCCTTCTTCGTGCCGTTCCCGGCGGCCGGGGCCTGGCCGTATCTGCTGGTCTCGGCCGCGCTCCACGTGGCGTACATGCTGCTGCTGATGCGTTCGTTCACCCTGGGCGACTTCGGGCAGATGTACCCGATCGCCCGCGGTACGGCGCCGCTGGTGGTGACGGCCCTCGCCGCGGTCTTCGTCGGCGAGCGCCCGGACGGCTGGGCCACCGCCGGGGTCGCGGTGGCCTCGGCGGGGCTCGTCGGGCTCGCCCTCTGGGGCATCCGGGGCTCCGGCAGGCGCCCGGACTGGCCAGCGCTGCTGGCCGCCCTCGCGACCGGTCTGGCCATCGCCGGGTACACCACGGTGGACGGTGTCGGGGTGCGCGCCTCGGGCAGCTCGCTCGGCTACATCGCCTGGCTGATGATCCTGGAGGGACTGGCCATCCCCGCCTACGCGCTGTACCGGCGCCGAGGCGAACTCGTCGGACAGTTGCGGCCGTTCGCCGTACGCGGGCTGCTGGGCGCGGCCCTGTCGGTGACGGCGTACGGCCTCGTCCTGTGGGCCCAGACGCGGGCGGCACTGGCCCCGATCGCGGCGCTGCGGGAGTCCTCGATCATCGTCGGCGCGGCCATAGGGACGCTGTTCTTCAAGGAACGGTTCGGCGCACCGCGCATCGCGGCGGCGGGGCTGATGGTGGTCGGCATCGGGCTGATGCTGCATACGAGTTGAGCGGGGCGCGGGCGGGTCACCCCTCGCGCGGGAACGTGACACCCCGCCTCTGATGTGTCACGTCCCTTCCGCACCCCGCCCAGGGCCTGTCCGGCCCTGATCCGCCGGACAGGCCCTATGGCCTTTCGTTTGGATCACGCCGAGGCAAACCTGGGACGAGCTTCCCGACGACGTCCCATCTGGTCGCCGTCGCCCTGTGGGGGCTGCGGCAGGGGCGCGGGCTCCGTCACTCCCCCGAAACCGCGTCCCGGAAGCCGTAGTTGGCCGACGTCAGCCCGCCGTCCACGCGCAGCGTCGTCCCCGTGATCCAGGCCGCGTCGCGCGAGGCGAGGAAGGCGACGGCGGACGCGATGTCCTCCGGCTCGCCGACCCGGCCGAGC from Streptomyces sp. NBC_01591 includes:
- a CDS encoding outer membrane protein assembly factor BamB family protein, producing the protein MTQPPGQQPPQGGFGAPYDPQPGSYGPPPQPPTQAAGPYGTQPPGPYGQPPQPYGPPAQPYGQQTPGGYGYPQPQPQPPGGPGRGGRFKGKPAVVVAAVLAVCLIVGGVWFATSGGDGEKKPVAENSTDAKQSSSSPLADEGKGKAAVDPDTAEKLNAGRKSGEAKVLWIQKNGVDLPRNGSDAYGPWIVGDIVVKAMYRTVSGYSTVDGTRKWSLRLPSDVCAAPTRPTADGRIVIGIERGTASDAPCESLQMIDLASGKAGWRKSYERPGLWDGLSDVAMAINGDVLTVGRTSRTDAFRVSDGKALWGRLPGNCQPFGFASGPLGIAAASCQTEADDHKEQLVERIDPVSGKVLWKYKVKKGWQVDQFYSVSPLVVSLRKGEKNWAIAVLNSDGTYRSQLAGGTDDYETRCGGDLLTRGKNVDNCLGVAADADTFYMATKPEYVGSDMTNAVVAFDLGTGKSKWKVAAPAGQTVMPMRVEGGKVLIHMGATKGKGGGIMSLAPTGGALQPLLRHPASAAEVERGFSTPRVAYVNGRSLLMHAFVSADTDEAEIAMKTMISFGG
- a CDS encoding ABC-F family ATP-binding cassette domain-containing protein encodes the protein MAVNLVNVEQVSKVYGTRALLDGVSLGVSEGDRIGVVGRNGDGKTTLIRMLARLEEADSGRVTHNGGLRLGVLTQHDSLDPQATIRHEVIGDLADHEWAGSAKIRDVLTGLFGGLALPGFEHGLDTVIAPLSGGERRRIALAKLLIAEQDLIVLDEPTNHLDVEGISWLAAHLRARRSALVCVTHDRWFLDQVCTRMWDVQRGTVHEYEGGYSDYVFARAERERIAATEESKRQNLMRKELAWLRRGAPARTSKPRYRIEAANELIADVPPPRDTSELMKFANARLGKTVFDLEDVTVQAGPKTLLTHLTWQLGPGDRIGLVGVNGAGKTSLLRALADAARTQGEAQPAAGKVVVGKTVKLAYLSQEVHELNPNLRVLEAVQQVRDRVDLGKGREMTAGQLCEQFGFSKEKQWTPVGDLSGGERRRLQILRLLMDEPNVLFLDEPTNDLDIETLTQLEDLLDGWPGSMIVISHDRFFIERTTDRVMALLGDRTLRMLPRGIDEYLERRQRMEEAATPSAAPAAAKEKAAPAAAVSPQAARAAKKELQKVERQLDKMSTRETTLHAQIAEHATDFEKVAKLDAELRELVSERDELEMRWLELAEDA
- a CDS encoding 4-(cytidine 5'-diphospho)-2-C-methyl-D-erythritol kinase — translated: MSITVRVPAKVNAQLAVGAPRPDGFHDLANVFLAVGLYDEVTVTPADGLRITCSGPDAAQVPLDATNLAARAAIALAERHGIAPDVHIHIAKDIPVAGGMAGGSADGAAALLACDALWSTGATRDELLAICAELGSDVPFSLVGGAALGTGRGERLTPVDVGGTFHWVFAVADGGLSTPAVYGEFDRLTAGTDVPVPEASPALLDALRTGDPAALAEALSNDLQPAALSLRPSLADTLAAGTAAGALAALVSGSGPTTAFLVADAESARKVAEALLTSGTCRNARTAVSPAPGASVV
- the rsmA gene encoding 16S rRNA (adenine(1518)-N(6)/adenine(1519)-N(6))-dimethyltransferase RsmA yields the protein MSTTEPDALLGPADIRELAAALGVRPTKQRGQNFVIDANTVRRIVRTAEVRPDDVVVEVGPGLGSLTLALLEAADRVVAVEIDDVLAGALPATVAARMPGRADRFALVHSDAMLVRELPGPAPTALVANLPYNVAVPVLLTMLERFPSIERTLVMVQAEVADRLAARPGNKVYGVPSVKANWYADVKRAGSIGRNVFWPAPNVDSGLVSLVRRTEPIATSASRAEVFAVVDAAFAQRRKTLRAALAGWAGSAPAAEAALVAAGISPQARGEALTVEEFAAIAENKPSGAAESKPSGAAESKPSGSGE